A genomic stretch from Coffea arabica cultivar ET-39 chromosome 10c, Coffea Arabica ET-39 HiFi, whole genome shotgun sequence includes:
- the LOC113714633 gene encoding immune-associated nucleotide-binding protein 9-like, with translation MGGSFIEDDWEFGSASDGVRTVVLVGRTGNGKSATGNSILGRKAFQSLSCLDGVTKTSELQRTVLEDGQIINVIDTPGLFDRLAEPQFVGKEIVRCIGMAKDGIHAVLVVVSLRSRISIEEAAAIETLQKFFGNKISDYMILVFTGGDQLEEDDVTLDDYLNHSESVKDMLEICENRRVLFDNKTKDVAKKAEQLQQLLSLVNDVVMKNGGKPFSNDLFVEFKKGVTKLHDQAAELSSLEGYSKNEKSELEVQIRASYQEHLKQFTDMVETKIMDATRRFEQKLTEEQAARLKAEEAAQAAQMKSNDEIRLLREHIEGVERENRELRKHAERGGCQIL, from the exons ATGGGTGGAAGTTTTATTGAAGATGATTGGGAGTTTGGGTCTGCCTCAGATGGAGTTCGAACTGTTGTTCTGGTTGGGCGTACAGGTAATGGAAAAAGTGCAACTGGTAACAGTATTCTTGGGAGAAAGGCATTCCAGTCATTGAGTTGTCTTGATGGTGTTACCAAAACCAGTGAGCTACAGAGGACTGTTTTGGAAGATGGCCAAATCATTAATGTGATAGACACACCGG GGCTCTTTGACAGATTGGCTGAACCTCAGTTCGTAGGAAAAGAGATTGTGAGATGCATTGGCATGGCCAAGGATGGCATCCATGCAGTCCTTGTAGTTGTCTCGCTTAGAAGCCGAATCTCAATCGAAGAAGCTGCTGCTATTGAGACCTTGCAAAAGTTTTTTGGAAACAAGATATCTGATTATATGATATTGGTTTTTACGGGTGGTGATCAACTCGAAGAGGATGACGTGACTTTGGACGATTACTTGAATCATTCTGAGTCTGTAAAG GATATGCTTGAGATTTGTGAGAATAGGCGGGTGTTATTTGATAACAAGACGAAGGATGTAGCCAAGAAAGCTGAACAACTTCAACAACTTCTTTCTCTTGTGAATGATGTTGTGATGAAAAATGGAGGAAAACCATTTTCTAACGATTTATTTGTTGAATTTAAG AAAGGAGTCACAAAACTTCATGATCAAGCTGCAGAGCTGAGTTCTTTGGAAGGGTACTCCAAAAATGAGAAATCTGAGTTGGAGGTGCAGATTCGGGCTTCATATCAGGAGCATCTGAAACAATTTACTGATATG GTTGAGACAAAGATTATGGATGCAACACGTAGATTTGAACAGAAACTGACAGAGGAGCAAGCTGCTCGCTTAAAAGCAGAGGAAGCTGCCCAAGCAGCtcaaatgaaatcaaatgatGAGATCCGTCTGTTGAGAGAGCATATAGAGGGAGTCGAGAGGGAGAATAGGGAGCTCAGAAAGCATGCCGAACGTGGGGGTTGTCAAATTTTATGA
- the LOC113714787 gene encoding immune-associated nucleotide-binding protein 9 isoform X2, with the protein MGGSFIDDDWESGSASHRARTVVLVGRTGDGKSATGNSILGRKAFKSMNSPDGITSTSELQTAVLEDGQIINVIDTPGLFNKSAEPQLVGKEIVRCIDMAKDGIHAVLVVVSLSSRISIEEAATVETLQKLFGDKITKYMILVFTGGDDFEEDEVDFDDYLSRSESIKGMLEICGNRWVLFDNKTKNTAKKAEQLKQLLSLVDDVDKKNGGKPYTNELFVEFQKAAAKLRDQAKELNSLEGYSKEEKIEREVQIYQSYEEHLARSTDMVETKLREAATHELEQRLAEEQDARLKAEQTVRETRAKSDNEICELRQNLERSQRVAEQLKKFGKNLGCHIM; encoded by the exons ATGGGTGGAAGTTTTATTGATGATGATTGGGAGTCTGGTTCTGCTTCACACAGAGCCCGAACAGTCGTCTTGGTTGGGCGTACAGGAGATGGAAAAAGTGCAACCGGTAACAGTATTCTCGGAAGAAAGGCATTCAAGTCAATGAATAGTCCTGACGGCATTACCAGCACGAGTGAGCTTCAGACGGCCGTGTTGGAAGATGGTCAAATCATTAATGTGATAGACACCCCGG GTTTATTTAACAAATCCGCGGAACCTCAGCTTGTTGGAAAAGAGATCGTGAGATGCATTGACATGGCAAAGGATGGCATCCACGCAGTGCTTGTAGTTGTGTCACTTAGCAGCCGAATCTCAATAGAGGAAGCAGCTACTGTTGAGACCCTGCAAAAATTATTTGGAGACAAGATTACAAAATATATGATATTGGTTTTTACTGGGGGTGATGACTTTGAAGAAGACGAAGTGGACTTTGACGATTACTTGAGTCGTTCAGAGTCCATAAAG GGAATGCTTGAGATTTGCGGAAACAGGTGGGTGTTATTTGATAACAAGACAAAAAATACAGCCAAGAAAGCTGAACAACTTAAGCAACTTCTTTCCCTAGTGGATGACGTTGACAAGAAAAATGGAGGAAAACCTTATACTAATGAGTTATTTGTCGAGTTTCAGA AAGCAGCTGCAAAACTTCGAGATCAAGCTAAAGAGCTGAATTCTTTGGAAGGTTACTCCAAAGAGGAGAAAATTGAGCGGGAGGTGCAGATATATCAATCATATGAGGAGCATCTGGCACGAAGTACTGATatg GTTGAGACAAAGCTTAGGGAGGCGGCAACACACGAACTTGAACAGCGATTGGCAGAAGAGCAAGATGCTCGCTTAAAAGCAGAGCAAACTGTGCGAGAAACTCGAGCGAAATCAGATAATGAGATCTGTGAATTGAGACAGAATTTAGAGAGGAGCCAAAGGGTGGCTGAGCAGCTCAAAAAGTTTGGTAAAAATTTGGGTTGTCATATCATGTGA
- the LOC113714787 gene encoding immune-associated nucleotide-binding protein 9 isoform X3 encodes MGGSFIDDDWESGSASHRARTVVLVGRTGDGKSATGNSILGRKAFKSMNSPDGITSTSELQTAVLEDGQIINVIDTPGLFNKSAEPQLVGKEIVRCIDMAKDGIHAVLVVVSLSSRISIEEAATVETLQKLFGDKITKYMILVFTGGDDFEEDEVDFDDYLSRSESIKKAAAKLRDQAKELNSLEGYSKEEKIEREVQIYQSYEEHLARSTDMVETKLREAATHELEQRLAEEQDARLKAEQTVRETRAKSDNEICELRQNLERSQRVAEQLKKFGKNLGCHIM; translated from the exons ATGGGTGGAAGTTTTATTGATGATGATTGGGAGTCTGGTTCTGCTTCACACAGAGCCCGAACAGTCGTCTTGGTTGGGCGTACAGGAGATGGAAAAAGTGCAACCGGTAACAGTATTCTCGGAAGAAAGGCATTCAAGTCAATGAATAGTCCTGACGGCATTACCAGCACGAGTGAGCTTCAGACGGCCGTGTTGGAAGATGGTCAAATCATTAATGTGATAGACACCCCGG GTTTATTTAACAAATCCGCGGAACCTCAGCTTGTTGGAAAAGAGATCGTGAGATGCATTGACATGGCAAAGGATGGCATCCACGCAGTGCTTGTAGTTGTGTCACTTAGCAGCCGAATCTCAATAGAGGAAGCAGCTACTGTTGAGACCCTGCAAAAATTATTTGGAGACAAGATTACAAAATATATGATATTGGTTTTTACTGGGGGTGATGACTTTGAAGAAGACGAAGTGGACTTTGACGATTACTTGAGTCGTTCAGAGTCCATAAAG AAAGCAGCTGCAAAACTTCGAGATCAAGCTAAAGAGCTGAATTCTTTGGAAGGTTACTCCAAAGAGGAGAAAATTGAGCGGGAGGTGCAGATATATCAATCATATGAGGAGCATCTGGCACGAAGTACTGATatg GTTGAGACAAAGCTTAGGGAGGCGGCAACACACGAACTTGAACAGCGATTGGCAGAAGAGCAAGATGCTCGCTTAAAAGCAGAGCAAACTGTGCGAGAAACTCGAGCGAAATCAGATAATGAGATCTGTGAATTGAGACAGAATTTAGAGAGGAGCCAAAGGGTGGCTGAGCAGCTCAAAAAGTTTGGTAAAAATTTGGGTTGTCATATCATGTGA
- the LOC113714787 gene encoding immune-associated nucleotide-binding protein 9 isoform X1 yields MGGSFIDDDWESGSASHRARTVVLVGRTGDGKSATGNSILGRKAFKSMNSPDGITSTSELQTAVLEDGQIINVIDTPGLFNKSAEPQLVGKEIVRCIDMAKDGIHAVLVVVSLSSRISIEEAATVETLQKLFGDKITKYMILVFTGGDDFEEDEVDFDDYLSRSESIKGMLEICGNRWVLFDNKTKNTAKKAEQLKQLLSLVDDVDKKNGGKPYTNELFVEFQISKAAAKLRDQAKELNSLEGYSKEEKIEREVQIYQSYEEHLARSTDMVETKLREAATHELEQRLAEEQDARLKAEQTVRETRAKSDNEICELRQNLERSQRVAEQLKKFGKNLGCHIM; encoded by the exons ATGGGTGGAAGTTTTATTGATGATGATTGGGAGTCTGGTTCTGCTTCACACAGAGCCCGAACAGTCGTCTTGGTTGGGCGTACAGGAGATGGAAAAAGTGCAACCGGTAACAGTATTCTCGGAAGAAAGGCATTCAAGTCAATGAATAGTCCTGACGGCATTACCAGCACGAGTGAGCTTCAGACGGCCGTGTTGGAAGATGGTCAAATCATTAATGTGATAGACACCCCGG GTTTATTTAACAAATCCGCGGAACCTCAGCTTGTTGGAAAAGAGATCGTGAGATGCATTGACATGGCAAAGGATGGCATCCACGCAGTGCTTGTAGTTGTGTCACTTAGCAGCCGAATCTCAATAGAGGAAGCAGCTACTGTTGAGACCCTGCAAAAATTATTTGGAGACAAGATTACAAAATATATGATATTGGTTTTTACTGGGGGTGATGACTTTGAAGAAGACGAAGTGGACTTTGACGATTACTTGAGTCGTTCAGAGTCCATAAAG GGAATGCTTGAGATTTGCGGAAACAGGTGGGTGTTATTTGATAACAAGACAAAAAATACAGCCAAGAAAGCTGAACAACTTAAGCAACTTCTTTCCCTAGTGGATGACGTTGACAAGAAAAATGGAGGAAAACCTTATACTAATGAGTTATTTGTCGAGTTTCAGATAAGC AAAGCAGCTGCAAAACTTCGAGATCAAGCTAAAGAGCTGAATTCTTTGGAAGGTTACTCCAAAGAGGAGAAAATTGAGCGGGAGGTGCAGATATATCAATCATATGAGGAGCATCTGGCACGAAGTACTGATatg GTTGAGACAAAGCTTAGGGAGGCGGCAACACACGAACTTGAACAGCGATTGGCAGAAGAGCAAGATGCTCGCTTAAAAGCAGAGCAAACTGTGCGAGAAACTCGAGCGAAATCAGATAATGAGATCTGTGAATTGAGACAGAATTTAGAGAGGAGCCAAAGGGTGGCTGAGCAGCTCAAAAAGTTTGGTAAAAATTTGGGTTGTCATATCATGTGA